In the Thermoplasmata archaeon genome, TCCGACGACCACGTCGCCCAGCTTGGCGGCTTCGTTGATGATATTGAGGTTCCCGGGGTGTACGACATCCCCGACCATCGTGACATAAGCAAGGTCTCTTCCCATGGTTAACACGCGTATGTGCTTCAATGGTTCCCTGACATATATTGTTTATCGGTATTCAGAAGAAATCGTCCAGCGAAGCTGTTTTCTTCTTCTCAGGGGGATAGAGCCTCAGTTCAGTCGGGTTGCCTTCCGCATCTACCAGGACCACATCCTTGCACTGTCCGCAGTTGAAGCATCCCGTGCACACGGGCATGCTGGTGCACTGGAAGCACCTGTCCTTGTTGTAGACAGGCTGCATGATCTCCTTGTCTGACAATTCGTGGCCGTCCAGGGGACTCCTGAGAATATAATGCGGATTCCCGAAGAATCTAGAGAGTCCGATCCTGTACGCATCCAGACACTGTTCGTACATGGATTTGGTGACGATCTCCTTACCGTCCTTGACATATACGTTGCCGGTGAGGTTGATTATGAAGTTCACCTTGTATCTCTCGCAGTCCTCGCTCATCTGAACGAGCCAATCATGGTGGCAGGACCTCATGCCTCCGAAGCATTCGCCGCTCAGACTGACCTGTTCTATCTGTCCCGAGGACAGGGCCGGAGTGAGATCTATCGGACCGATCAGCGGGGCAAGGTTCATCTGCTTGTGCTTTGCGGGAGTATCTCTGAATATGGGCCATCTCTCGTCGAACGTCCTCTGGTTCTCGCATGTGATGCTCAGTATGACGTTGTCGTAACCGTCTCCCCAATCGGAAGGGAGATTGTCGCGCATCCTGGCGGCCCTCTTGGTCAGTATGAGGAATATAACATCCGGCCTCTTCCTGATGATGGACCACATCTCGTCGCGCCATTCATCCGCCTCCTCGATGAACGTGTCCGAGGTCATGTTGATGGTCAGCATGAATCCCGGCGGCGTCTTGTAACGTCCGGAGCGATCCTTCTCCAGGGGCATGTTCGTGTTCTTTGTCCGATATACCTTCTCAGGATCCGTCTGGACACCTCTGACTCCGTCCATGAAGAACATATAGCAGTTCTCACAGCCTTCGCTGTACTTCCTGCATCCGTGCCATAGATTCCATGTCCTTGGATTCATCAGAGACCTCCTTCGGAATCAACCACAATATGGCACTAGATATACTCTTTCGACGGATGCTCAGACTTTTTCTATCGTTATGGCGATAGTAGCACGATCCGAATGGATGTTGGACCTGAGGGGGAGACAGTAGGATTCGTCGGAAGCCTGGACGAGATCGATCGCGCAGTCAGGATGATGACAGCGATGCTGAACCGTTTCAATCATGCTGATGTCTACATAGGCATGAGGCCGGACGGAAGTCTGATCGGGATCGATATCCCGGATGATGCAGAGCAGCGTGTATCGGACATGATATCGGAGAAGGTCAACCATCCTCCAGAAGTCTCTATCTGTATCGAATCCGAGGGGGTCAAGCGCTGCATTCACATTCATGCGGACGGTTTCGAGACACCTTATTCATTCGGCAGTTGGTTCTACGTTAGAAGATATCGTTATACCGACGGTAATGGGATAGAATGGACCGAGAATCTAACATGCGGGATGAAGAGGCATTGAGAAAGTCAATTATCATGAATCGACGTCCAGACCGACCACTTGTACAATCTTGATTTATATATTTCAAAATCGGTTCAGTGTTCATGGCAAGAGATGTCTCACGCCCAATTTTGATCACTATAATTGCGATTCTCGAGTTCTTGCTCGGACTCCTCCTGCTCGTAGGAGGAATCCTTCTGATCGCGGGTGTCGTCAGTGCTGGTGATATAGATCCCGAATTTGCAGATTTAGGAAATGCCGCTTCCATAGCGATGATCGTTGTTGGATTGATCAACATAGTCATCGCTGGAGGATTCTGGAACGGATGGAGTATCATGTGGTACATCGGACTTATCGTCAACGGTATCGGTCTGATCGTGGCCATCTATGGACTTATCACTACCGGAATCGGATCTGCAATTCCTCTGGTGATTTACGCCGTCATCCTGTTCTATCTGTTCAGGCCCGGTGTAAAGGAATTCTTCGGAATCTAAGGAAACCAATTAGCGCCCGAAAGGGCGCCTTTTTCTTCATAATTGATCATGCAATAATTCATGCAAGTGACAATCTTCATCTATTGAAAGAGAGAATCTTCTTTCGAGACTCTTCTTTCGCTTTGATTCTTGTCACTGTTCCTGAGCTTTCCTTTCATGTATCTTTTCAAGCATCTTCGGCTTGATTCTGCGATAGATGTACGACATCACCAGGATTATTGCTATGGTTCCGAAGGCCAGTGCCAGCGCAGGCATGATAGCGAGCGGGATGTAGACATCGGTACC is a window encoding:
- a CDS encoding DUF5131 family protein, translated to MNPRTWNLWHGCRKYSEGCENCYMFFMDGVRGVQTDPEKVYRTKNTNMPLEKDRSGRYKTPPGFMLTINMTSDTFIEEADEWRDEMWSIIRKRPDVIFLILTKRAARMRDNLPSDWGDGYDNVILSITCENQRTFDERWPIFRDTPAKHKQMNLAPLIGPIDLTPALSSGQIEQVSLSGECFGGMRSCHHDWLVQMSEDCERYKVNFIINLTGNVYVKDGKEIVTKSMYEQCLDAYRIGLSRFFGNPHYILRSPLDGHELSDKEIMQPVYNKDRCFQCTSMPVCTGCFNCGQCKDVVLVDAEGNPTELRLYPPEKKKTASLDDFF